The region GTTCCTGGCGTGCCTCTCCACCGAATCGACGAAGAGACTCTGGTCTCCGCCCGAGAGGATCTTGACCCGGGGCTTGTCCACACCCGACTCGAACGTGAACTCCGCCTTGATGGTCGCGCCTTCCTTGCGCAGATAGGCCGCGTCGGGATAGGACGGCCGTGCGTCAGGGCCCGCCGTCGAAGTGAAGCACGCGGCGGTCGCGGAAGGCTCGAACCTGAATTCGGTGTGCGGCGCGCCCCACGCGAATCCCGTGGACAGACAAAGCAGCGCGGCGCCGAACCTGTGAAAAATCCTGGACATCAATGCATGCGCGACAGTACCGCGCGGACCGTATCCGCGACATTCTCCGGCGTGAAGCCGAAGAGCTTGAACAATACATTGGCCGGCGCCGATTCGCCGTAGGTGTCGATGCCGACCACGGCCGCGCAGCCGTATTTCCACCAGCCGTCGGACACGCCCATCTCCACCGCGATGCGCGGGATCCCGGCGGGCAGCACGCTCGTCTTGTAGGCCGCGCTCTGGCGGTCGAAGGCCGTGTTGCTGGGCATGGACACCACGCGCACCGCGATCTGCTGCGCCGCGAGCTGCTCCTGGGCCTTCAACGCGAGCTGCACTTCCGAGCCCGTGGCGATGATCACCGCCTGCGGCTTCTTGTTGAGCCCGACCTCGCCCGGCTCCGCGAGCACGTACGCGCCCTTGCTGATGTCCTCCAGCCCGGCCTTGGGTGCATAGGGCAGGTTCTGGCGCGACAGCAGCAGGGCCGTCGGCCTGTTCGCGTTCTGCAGCGCGACGGCCCAGGCGACGGCCGTTTCCGCCGTGTCGCAGGGACGCCAGACGTCCAGGTTGGGGATGAGGCGCAGGCTGGCCGCGTGTTCGATCGACTGGTGCGTCGGGCCGTCTTCGCCGAGGCCGATGGAATCGTGCGTGAACACGTGGATCACGCGCTTTTTCATCAGGGCGGCCATGCGGATCGCGTTGCGGCTGTAGTCGCTGAACGTGAGGAAGGTGCCGCCGTAGGGGATGTAGCCGCCGTGCAGCGCGACGCCGTTCATCACCGCGGCCATGCCGAACTCGCGCACGCCGTAGTTGATGTGGCGGCCGATGCGCCTTGGTGCATCTTCGGATCCATTGCCATCCTCGCCGAGCTTGACGTCGCCCGCGAGGTCGAAGCGCAGCGGCGCGGTGCTCTTGGTGTTCGTGAGGTTGGAGCCGGTGAGGTCGGCGGAGCCGCCGAGCATCTCGGGCAGCGCGGCGGTGAAGGCTTCCAGCGCGATCTGCGACGCCTTGCGCGAAGCGACCGTCTCGGCCTTGGCGTGCGCGGCCACGGCGGCGTCCACGGCGACCTGCGCGAAGTTCTTCGGCAGCTCGCCTTTCATGCGGCGCGTGAATTCGGCGGCGAGTTCCGGATGCGCCTTCGTGTAGGCGGCGAAGCGCTGGTTCCACTCGGCCTGCGCGGCGGCGCCCTTCGCCTTGGCGTCCCAGTCGGCGTAGACCTCCTGCGGCACCACGAAGGGTTCGTGCGTCCAGCCCATGGCTTCGCGGGTGAGCTTGACTTCCTCGATGCCCAGCGCCTCGCCGTGCGCCTTCGCGGTGTT is a window of Caenimonas aquaedulcis DNA encoding:
- the tkt gene encoding transketolase; amino-acid sequence: MAKELQMANAIRALAMDAVQQANSGHPGAPMGMADIAVALWGSYLKHNPRDPHWPDRDRFVLSNGHGSMLIYALLHLTGYDLPIGELKNFRQLHSKTAGHPEVGVTPGVETTTGPLGQGLTNAVGMALAEKLLATEFNRKGHHVVDHHTYVFMGDGCLMEGISHEACALAGAWKLNKLIAVYDDNGISIDGQVTPWFIDDTPARFKAYGWHVIGPVDGHDVAAVNRAIADARISADKPTLIVAKTHIGKGSPNRANTAKAHGEALGIEEVKLTREAMGWTHEPFVVPQEVYADWDAKAKGAAAQAEWNQRFAAYTKAHPELAAEFTRRMKGELPKNFAQVAVDAAVAAHAKAETVASRKASQIALEAFTAALPEMLGGSADLTGSNLTNTKSTAPLRFDLAGDVKLGEDGNGSEDAPRRIGRHINYGVREFGMAAVMNGVALHGGYIPYGGTFLTFSDYSRNAIRMAALMKKRVIHVFTHDSIGLGEDGPTHQSIEHAASLRLIPNLDVWRPCDTAETAVAWAVALQNANRPTALLLSRQNLPYAPKAGLEDISKGAYVLAEPGEVGLNKKPQAVIIATGSEVQLALKAQEQLAAQQIAVRVVSMPSNTAFDRQSAAYKTSVLPAGIPRIAVEMGVSDGWWKYGCAAVVGIDTYGESAPANVLFKLFGFTPENVADTVRAVLSRMH